Proteins encoded by one window of Nasonia vitripennis strain AsymCx chromosome 5, Nvit_psr_1.1, whole genome shotgun sequence:
- the LOC100680466 gene encoding uncharacterized protein LOC100680466, which translates to MSDSDSSDYNPYTSAVQKYSRLSAIESAKHRNELKHLNQMMNDNSDDPEPVKNSKNVAQKKEASSENSVATTKNKKDPSEKKDSEPHVLRRSLRIRKAVNYYPSIRHTLMRTDALPQIKKRRTRKNS; encoded by the exons ATGTCCGATTCCGATAGCAGCGACTACAATCCGTACACAAGCGCAGTTCAAAAATACAGTAGACTTAGTGCGATAGAAAGCGCGAAACACAGAAATGAATTAAAGCACTTGAATCAGATGATGAACGACAATTCGGACGATCCAGAACCGgtgaaaaattcgaaaaatgtgGCTCAGAAAAAAGAAGCTAGTAGTGAGAATAGCGTGGCGACTACCAAAAATAAGAAAGATCCTAGTGAAAAGAAAGACAGTGAACCGCATGTTTTGAGGAGAAGTCTGAGGATTAGAAAGGCCGTGAATTATTATCCTTCGATTAGACATACACTTATGAGAACAG ATGCGCTGCCTCAAATTAAGAAACGTCGAACGAGAAAGAATAGCTAA
- the LOC116417577 gene encoding uncharacterized protein LOC116417577: protein MEVPFVIWTDVLKKEIFIYSKLIPMYRELQKDAGVAENDLIDCVPKYMGHRYTMKKDGKEVDDQSLLLMENIKVLGYYICDRKKSLDFHHATLALTALARYHALGVVLAQKRPHDFEKAKRETATLGFVADEFEKGYDSLLQTFEEGPRFAKHLPKIRAAFATVKKGKLISGAKEPWITIIHGDFWTNNLLFHKNDYGEIDSVKFVDFQMCLYSSPCRDLAYFLFCSFDQELFDRLDELLELYFKKFTDTLRCIGCDTAVFTRRSFDEDFKNQTSLGFPMFVLCIKYFTYEVSEEEEKDREILKSVLRSKCSELCKEKYTRLCEMYEERGWFQSL, encoded by the exons ATGGAGGTACCATTTGTGATCTGGACGGACGTGTTGAAGAAGgagattttcatttattccaAGTTGATACCGATGTACAGAGAATTACAGAAAGATGCCGGTGTTGCAGAAAACGATTTAATCGACTGCGTGCCAAAGTACATGGGACATAGGTACACCATGAAAAAAGACGGTAAAGAAGTTGATGATCAGTCATTGCTGCTGATGGAAAACATAAAGGTGCTGGGCTACTACATATGTGACAGAAAAAAGA GTCTGGATTTTCATCATGCTACTCTAGCATTAACTGCTTTGGCTAGGTATCATGCACTAGGTGTAGTTTTAGCCCAAAAACGACCTCATGATTTTGAGAAAGCGAAACGCGAAACTGCGACTCTTGGCTTCGTCGCCGATGAATTCGAAAAAGGATACGATAGCTTGCTGCAGACATTTGAAGAAGGGCCGCGCTTTGCCAAGCATCTTCCTAAAATTAGGGCTGCTTTTGCTACTGTGAAAAAAGGTAAATTAATTTCAGGTGCGAAAGAGCCATGGATTACCATAATTCACGGTGATTTTTGGACCAACAACCTTTTGTTCCACAAAAATGATTACGGAGAAATCGACAGCGTCAAGTTCGTAGACTTTCAAATGTGCCTGTATTCGAGTCCCTGTAGGGACTTAGCGTACTTCCTTTTCTGTAGTTTTGATCAAGAGTTGTTCGATCGATTGGATGAGCTCTTAGAATtgtattttaagaaatttacagATACACTGCGATGCATAGGATGCGATACTGCGGTATTCACTAGAAGATCATTCGATGAAGACTTTAAGAATCAAACATCGCTTGGATTTCCAATGTTTGTTTTgtgcataaaatatttcacttACGAAGTcagcgaagaagaagagaaagacagagagatcTTGAAAAGTGTTTTGCGTAGTAAATGTAGCGAGTTATGCAAAGAAAAGTACACGAGGCTCTGCGAGATGTACGAAGAGAGAGGATGGTTTCAATCGCTGTAG
- the LOC107981122 gene encoding cytochrome P450 4C1 — protein sequence MIAYVLLTCVFLLIVQILLWVTKEGRLWNKIPGPTPLPFVGNLLPLIGSTEHLWNALHDLAIKYYPIVRIWHTKTVMVLISHPDDLQVILSSKANINKPPLYDLIKPWLGDSVILSKDNKWTERRKILIPAFHLNILKKFIKVTNEHNERFITFIQSFGDESVQNVSTLLPELTLKIFCESAMGVNQNDDLIKKYKHAMEEMFGVSIYRATRPFIKDWMMPFVKIGQIQKRAVETLHGFRDQMILERRKYHESTGYQIYQPVDNESNSSNEIQYKRTLSMIDLLFTLEKEGLIDEDGINEEVDTFIVGGHDTTAIASTFFLVLLAENVYAQDRARAEITEVLANNNGDITSQLHKLHYLERCIKESIRLYPSAPCIGRILTEDIQLKNYLLPAGTEVLCMLRAAHLDPNFWPEPNKFDPDRFLPENVKDRHPFAYSPFSQGPRNCIGQKLAFLQIKILASGILSNFYLEPVDRTVDVKFRMNANLHTTKPLHVKFVKIRKD from the exons ATGATTGCGTACGTTTTGTTAACTTgcgtttttcttttaattgtaCAAATTTTACTTTGGGTCACTAAAGAGGGAAGACTATGGAATAAAATTCCTGGCCCAACGCCGCTACCGTTTGTCGGGAATTTGTTGCCATTGATTGGATCTACAG AGCATTTGTGGAATGCGTTACACGATCTTGCGATAAAATACTATCCAATAGTTAGAATATGGCATACAAAAACAGTCATGGTTCTCATAAGTCATCCGGATGACTTACAG GTGATTCTTTCGAGCAAAGCAAATATCAATAAACCTCCTCTGTATGATTTGATAAAACCATGGTTGGGTGACAGTGTTATTTTAAGTAAag ATAACAAATGGACAGAACGTCGAAAGATTTTAATTCCAGCATTTCATTTGAacatattgaaaaaattcatcaagGTAACTAATGAGCATAACGAACGATTTATTACGTTTATCCAATCTTTTGGAGATGAATCAGTTCAAAATGTGTCAACTTTACTACCAGAACTCACGTTGAAGATTTTCTGTG AATCTGCAATGGGTGTTAATCAGAATGATGATCTTATAAAAAAGTACAAACATGCAATGGAAGAAATGTTTGGTGTCAGTATATACAG GGCAACTCGACCTTTTATAAAAGATTGGATGATGCCATTTGTAAAAATTGGCCAAATTCAAAAACGTGCTGTTGAAACTCTACATGGCTTTAGAGACCAG ATGATACTGGAGCGAAGAAAATATCATGAGTCTACTGGATATCAAATTTACCAACCTGTTGATAATGAATCTAATAGCAGTAATG AGATACAATACAAAAGAACGCTGTCAATGATAGATTTATTGTTTACTCTCGAAAAAGAAGGCTTGATAGATGAAGATGGTATAAATGAAGAAGTCGATACTTTTATCGTAGGC ggGCATGATACTACTGCAATAGCTTCAACATTTTTCCTTGTACTTTTAGCTGAAAATGTGTATGCACAG GATCGTGCCAGAGCAGAAATAACTGAAGTATTAGCTAATAACAACGGTGACATTACTTCACAGCTTCACAAATTGCATTATCTAGAAAGATGTATCAAAGAGTCTATTCGCCTTTATCCATCTGCACCATGCATTGGTCGAATCTTAACTGAAGATATACAATTAA aaaattatttacttcCCGCGGGAACAGAAGTTTTGTGCATGCTTCGAGCAGCTCACCTTGATCCAAATTTCTGGCCGGAACCTAACAAATTCGACCCAGATAGatttctgccagaaaatgttAAGGATCGACATCCGTTCGCATACTCTCCTTTCAGTCAAGGACCACGTAACTGTATCG GTCAAAAGCTGGCtttcttgcaaataaaaattttggcgTCCGGAATTTTATCCAACTTTTATTTAGAACCTGTGGATAGAACCGTAGATGTAAAGTTTCGCATGAACGCCAACCTACATACGACTAAACCACTTCACGTTAAATTTGTGAAGATACGAAAAGATTAA